The Faecalibacterium sp. I3-3-89 sequence TCCGTGTAATGAGCGAAAGCTGGGTCAACGACAATATTTTCTGCCCAGTATGTGGAAACGCTCGAATTTCAAAATTGGAAAATAACCGCCCTGTTGCAGACTTTCAGTGCCCATCCTGTGGGGAAATCTTTGAGTTAAAAAGTAAAGATGGAAGAATTGGAAGAAAAATATCGGATGGTGCATACGATACCATGATAAGTCGCATAACCAGTATGACAAATCCCGATTTGTTGGTTATGCACTACTCCTCTTTACAGGTCGTCGATTTAACAGTTGTTCCCAAATTCTTCTTTACACCTACAGTAATCGAAAAGAGAAAACCGTTATCGCCAACTGCCAGACGTGCTGGATGGGTCGGTTGCAATATTTTGTACGGTGATATTCCAGAACAAGGGCGAATCCCTATTATTGAAAATCAGAATTTCCGCAGTAAGGATCGTATCGTACAAGACTATGCAAGAATCAAACATCTGCAAACGGGATCTATTGAAAAGCGTGGATGGCTGTTTGATGTACTCAACTGTGTAAACGCTATCCCGACGAAAGATTTTTATCTGAAGGATGTTTATGTGTTTGCAGACAAACTGAAGATTCAGCATCCCGACAATCAAAACATTGAAGCGAAGATTCGCCAACAGATGCAATTTCTTCGGGATAAAGGGATGATCGAATTTCTGGAACGAGGTCATTACCGAAAACTTTTGTAGATCCGGCAGGAGCAAAGACGCAAGCGGGAGTGGGCGACCCTGCACGGGATTTCCGTCCTCTGCCGGCTGGCGCACAGGTGGGTGATTTTGTCCACGAGGACGATGTGCAGCTGTTCCATACCCTGTCGGACAAGCTCAGCGAGCAGAAAGCCGCCAAAAAGGAAACTAAAGTCCACATCAACCATCAGGGGCTGACGGGCGAGGAATACGAAAAGGCAGACAAGATTTCCAACAAGCCCAAGCGGGAGCGCACCAAAGAGGACGATGACCTGCTCAAAAAACTGCAAGAGCAGAAGAAAGAGCGCGAGAAGGTCATCCGGCTGCTGCGGAATGTGTCCATCCGTCTGCCCCTGCTGATTTACGGTGCCAAGGTGGACCTGACCGAGAGCATCAAGATGGCAGACTTCATCACGCTGGTGGATGAGGAATCCTGGCAGGAGTTTATGCCCAAAACCGTGGACAAGTCCCTGTTCCGCAAGCTGCTGAAATACTACGACGAGGATGTGGTCAGCGGAGCAGGTCTGCGCATCCGCCGCATGGCAAAGGCTGCGGACGAGCTGCTGCCCACCGAGCGTGTGAAGCGCATTGCCGAGATCTTCAGCCACTTCCGCAACCCCGACAAGGAAACTGTTCTGACCCCGTGGCGGGTGGTGAACCTTCATCTGAGCAGCATGGTGGGCGGCTACTGCTTCCTCAACGAGCAGTTCGACTCGCAGGAGGTTCTGGAGGAGCCTCGTCTGGTGGATCAGGGGCAGGTCACGGAGGACATCTTCCTCAACCCGGAGGCACGGATTCTGGAAATGAACTCCAAATCCGGCTTGTATCCTTTGTATATGGCATACAGCCTGTACGCCATGAAGCTGCCCGGCCCGGAGGACAAGCTGCCGCTGGAGCAGACACAGGCTCTCTGGCAGGAAACCGTGGAGCAGCAGATCTTTGTTCTGTGCAAGACCCGGATGGCAGAAAGCATCACCCGGCGGACGCTGGTGGGCTATCAGGATTGGACGGTCAACACCACCTACATTCCGCACCTGCTGGAACGGATGGAAAAAGACCCACAGCGTCTGGCAAAGAAGCTGCAGCGAACCGATACATGGGGAAAGGAGGGACAGCCCATGAATTTTGATGCCATTGTGGGCAATCCGCCGTATCAGGAGGATACAGGCGGCGGAAGCGCAGCCAATGTGGCGGCAAAGCAGGCACGCCCGGTTTATAACCTGTTTGTGGATCAGGCAAA is a genomic window containing:
- a CDS encoding DpnI domain-containing protein, which encodes MNLCFDQSLGLGYKSNSQKIRVMSESWVNDNIFCPVCGNARISKLENNRPVADFQCPSCGEIFELKSKDGRIGRKISDGAYDTMISRITSMTNPDLLVMHYSSLQVVDLTVVPKFFFTPTVIEKRKPLSPTARRAGWVGCNILYGDIPEQGRIPIIENQNFRSKDRIVQDYARIKHLQTGSIEKRGWLFDVLNCVNAIPTKDFYLKDVYVFADKLKIQHPDNQNIEAKIRQQMQFLRDKGMIEFLERGHYRKLL
- a CDS encoding Eco57I restriction-modification methylase domain-containing protein, whose translation is MGDPARDFRPLPAGAQVGDFVHEDDVQLFHTLSDKLSEQKAAKKETKVHINHQGLTGEEYEKADKISNKPKRERTKEDDDLLKKLQEQKKEREKVIRLLRNVSIRLPLLIYGAKVDLTESIKMADFITLVDEESWQEFMPKTVDKSLFRKLLKYYDEDVVSGAGLRIRRMAKAADELLPTERVKRIAEIFSHFRNPDKETVLTPWRVVNLHLSSMVGGYCFLNEQFDSQEVLEEPRLVDQGQVTEDIFLNPEARILEMNSKSGLYPLYMAYSLYAMKLPGPEDKLPLEQTQALWQETVEQQIFVLCKTRMAESITRRTLVGYQDWTVNTTYIPHLLERMEKDPQRLAKKLQRTDTWGKEGQPMNFDAIVGNPPYQEDTGGGSAANVAAKQARPVYNLFVDQAKTMQPHYISMIMPARWYAGGIGLNDFRNEMLNDPHLIRLTDFVNSKDCFSTVDIAGGICYFLWDRDKEEVCEVTNVSGLERHTMRRNLNEFGEIFIRSNESLSIIHKVLSRSEHFLTDRVQPIDAFGFPSAARGEKEPFDGCISLIHSQGIGYIKRSDVKKNAELIDKYKATISILVPCNGEVGIDPSKGYKAITTPRIEIPGEVNTFSYLVLGAFDTEAEIKNYKQYLMCKFTRFMLRLTYSSMHIARANFIFVPDQDFTEEWTDEKLYKKYELTEDEIAFIESTIRVME